The Labeo rohita strain BAU-BD-2019 chromosome 22, IGBB_LRoh.1.0, whole genome shotgun sequence genomic sequence aaactttaatttgacTCCTTGTATAAGAGGGTCTCTGCATGTAACTCAGAAGTGCTGATCCAAGATCAGTTTCCTCCCATCTGTCGAGTTGTATTTATCAGGTTAAGATGGCCGAGACCTGATTCTAGATCAGCAGTCTGGCTCAAATATACATGACGGCAGATGTAGACGATGGCATTTGCTGCAGTGTTTTACTGGTCACTGTTATTTCAGCCTCCGGATCAGATAGCGGTCGGAGAGGATGGCTTTAAACAATGGGATGGTAAGAATATAAACAGTAGGAGAGTAATAACTCCTCATTCTACGCATCGCCCTCCCATAACAAAGAATTTACAATCCCTCCCAACCCATTTACATTCTCTGTGTGTGGCTTTGctacaatgaaataaaaaatttcattttcaactttcattttcaaatttaaatgttgTGCTAAAAGCCTTTGTTCTGCTTTTGTAGTGATTACAGCTTTGGACATGGAGGCCATGGTGAACACCGTCAAAGGCTGGATGGAAAACCCAATCAAATTCGCCCGTTCTCACGGCGTCCAAGTGACCCCGGCCACGGAAATAGACGACCCCGAGAGCCAAGTGCATATACTCATCGTAGAAGGATTTCTGCTGTATAACTACAAGTAAGTGACGTATTTAACTTTCGGTGGCCTGAACTGTATGAATGGTAAAGATTAGTTTCTGGGAACATGTACTCCACGTGCACGTAAGAAAAGAACATCAGAGCATACATGCTGGTCATGTGACGCTCTGCATTGGTGTAGATAAGGATGTGCGCCGAGCTATTGGTGGGCATGTGGAACTGCATGTGCTGATTTCTGCGCTGGCTATGTAGAAATGCCGTAATCAGTAAATGACTTGAGAGTTAGTGTTCTTTTTAAGTTTATGacctttttatctttttttttttctttaaacaggCCTTTGCTGGAATACTTCGACAAATCGTATTACATAACTATCCCATACGAGGAGTGCAAGTCAAGGAGAAGGTGCGTTAAAATTCCAATCAAGCACTTAGGAACTGTACCAAATATGAGCagcttaaataattaaaaaaaaatgtatttcagtacAAGGCAATACACCGTCCCCGACCCTCCCGGGCTCTTTGACGGCCATGTGTGGCCCATGTACATAAAACACAGAAATTCCATGGAAAACTGCGGTTTGCCAATCGGTACGGTTCTTAAAACTCTTGATTTTGaac encodes the following:
- the mibp gene encoding muscle-specific beta 1 integrin binding protein, which encodes MKCIIGIGGVTNGGKTTLTNRLIKALPNCCVVHQDDFFKPPDQIAVGEDGFKQWDVITALDMEAMVNTVKGWMENPIKFARSHGVQVTPATEIDDPESQVHILIVEGFLLYNYKPLLEYFDKSYYITIPYEECKSRRSTRQYTVPDPPGLFDGHVWPMYIKHRNSMENCGLPIEYLDGLKTKDEIYNHVYEDIHNTLLNRL